One genomic segment of Pseudomonas sp. p1(2021b) includes these proteins:
- a CDS encoding non-ribosomal peptide synthetase produces MQELIESIGVLSAQERKALAVLLKKEGVNLYDVAPVFRRDPNEPLRLSYAQERQWFLWQLEPGSAAYHIPAALHLSGPLDLQALQRSFDYLLARHESLRTCIDTGAGQPLQRIAARQTMALQVEAVGPLAPHALRARVEALVQQPFDLATGPLLRVHLLRQAEHDHVLVMVLHHIVADGWSMQIMVRELVEAYQALCEGRQPSHAPLAIQYADYALWQRAWMEAGERQRQLDYWTAQLGGEQPVLELPLDHPRPAAQSYRGARHDLTVATPLCQALQNLANAQGVTLFTLLLASFQVLLYRYSGQGELHIGIPNANRNRPETQGLIGFFVNTQVLKAQLDGRMSFCQVLAQAAQAMLQAQAHQDLPFEQLVEALQPERSLSHSPLFQAMFSHQNASREALPTCQLHQLRIDSLAFDSQAAQFDLSLDTAETDEGLIASFTYMRELFEPQTIARLAGHWHNLLQALVAKPDAAIGELELLDAAQRRQLEHAWSGIDGLAVGEQHSLKALIETQVERTPEALALIHEGQQLTYRQMNAQANRLAARLLALGIGPEQRVGIAVARGLGMAIAVLAVLKSGAAYVPMDPQYPRERLQGMIEDAGLACLLTEPDLHGQLPDCGAMPVLDLDTPAADASDPGNPPQRSAPGNLAYVMFTSGSTGRPKGVAISQAALAAHVQVCIDFFGLSSSDRVLQFATFNFDGFVEQLFPALICGAAVLLRGNEIWTSEQFHQVLVEQGVTVADLTTAYWVMLAKDFAARPRAGYGRLRQVHAGGEAMAADALAAWRAAGLEGVRLLNTYGPTEATVTVSAHDCSQGPVTGNPPIGQVLAGRSLYVVDGNGALAPVGVVGELLIGGGLLARGYFQRPGLTAARFVPNPFANDGGRLYRTGDRVRRLANGDIEYVGRTDHQIKLRGFRIELSEIEARLLEHDQVREALVMPVQGAGGTQLVAYLVVTPALGDDPGPWVRELQAWLKARLPDYMVPTQVMVLAAMPLSPNGKLDRRALPAPDPQWLASHYLAPRTALEQQVADIWQALLGVPRVGVNDNFFDLGGHSLLATQVMARVQVELGANIPLSLLFQESTLEGFVQAVQPLVSVDMDDTLDELTDFLDALEAN; encoded by the coding sequence GTGCAAGAGTTGATTGAATCCATAGGTGTGCTGTCTGCGCAGGAGCGCAAGGCCCTGGCGGTTCTGCTGAAAAAGGAGGGGGTCAATCTCTACGACGTTGCCCCGGTATTCCGGCGTGACCCGAACGAGCCGTTGCGCCTGTCCTATGCCCAGGAGCGCCAGTGGTTTCTCTGGCAGCTGGAGCCCGGCAGCGCGGCCTACCATATCCCCGCTGCCCTGCACCTGAGCGGCCCGCTGGACCTGCAGGCGCTGCAACGCAGCTTCGACTACCTGCTGGCACGCCACGAAAGCCTGCGCACCTGTATCGATACAGGTGCCGGGCAGCCGCTGCAGCGCATCGCGGCCCGGCAGACCATGGCCTTGCAGGTCGAAGCGGTAGGCCCACTGGCGCCGCACGCACTCAGGGCCCGGGTCGAGGCCTTGGTACAGCAGCCGTTCGACCTGGCCACCGGGCCATTGCTGCGGGTGCACCTGCTGCGCCAGGCCGAACACGACCATGTACTGGTGATGGTGCTGCATCACATCGTCGCCGATGGCTGGTCGATGCAGATCATGGTCCGCGAGCTGGTGGAGGCCTACCAGGCCCTGTGCGAGGGCCGCCAGCCCAGCCACGCGCCGCTGGCGATCCAGTACGCCGACTATGCACTGTGGCAACGTGCCTGGATGGAGGCCGGCGAGCGCCAGCGCCAGCTGGACTACTGGACGGCTCAGCTCGGCGGCGAACAGCCGGTCCTGGAGCTGCCCCTGGACCACCCGCGCCCGGCCGCCCAGAGCTACCGCGGCGCCCGCCACGACCTGACGGTCGCCACGCCGCTGTGCCAGGCCCTCCAAAACCTGGCCAACGCGCAGGGGGTGACCTTGTTCACCCTGTTGCTGGCCAGCTTCCAGGTGTTGTTGTACCGCTACAGTGGCCAGGGCGAGCTGCACATCGGTATCCCCAACGCCAACCGCAACCGCCCGGAAACCCAGGGCCTTATCGGTTTCTTCGTCAACACCCAGGTGCTCAAGGCGCAACTCGATGGGCGCATGAGCTTTTGCCAGGTACTGGCCCAGGCCGCCCAGGCCATGCTGCAGGCCCAGGCCCACCAGGACCTGCCATTCGAACAGCTGGTCGAGGCCTTGCAGCCAGAGCGCAGCCTCAGCCACAGCCCGCTGTTCCAGGCCATGTTCAGCCACCAGAACGCAAGCCGCGAGGCCCTGCCGACCTGCCAGCTGCACCAGCTGCGCATCGACAGCCTGGCGTTCGACAGCCAGGCTGCGCAATTCGACTTGAGCCTGGACACGGCCGAAACCGACGAGGGGTTGATCGCCTCGTTCACCTACATGCGCGAACTGTTCGAGCCCCAGACCATCGCACGCCTGGCCGGGCACTGGCATAACCTGCTGCAGGCGCTGGTGGCCAAGCCCGATGCGGCCATCGGCGAGCTGGAGCTGCTCGACGCTGCGCAACGCCGGCAGCTGGAACACGCATGGAGTGGCATCGACGGGCTGGCGGTCGGCGAGCAGCACAGCCTCAAGGCGTTGATCGAAACTCAGGTCGAACGCACCCCCGAGGCGCTGGCGTTGATCCATGAAGGCCAGCAACTGACCTATCGGCAGATGAACGCCCAGGCCAACCGCCTGGCCGCACGCCTGCTGGCGCTGGGCATCGGCCCCGAGCAGCGGGTCGGTATCGCGGTGGCGCGTGGGTTGGGCATGGCGATTGCCGTGCTGGCGGTGCTCAAGAGTGGCGCGGCCTACGTGCCGATGGATCCACAATACCCCCGCGAACGCCTGCAAGGCATGATCGAGGACGCAGGCCTGGCCTGCCTGCTCACCGAGCCTGACCTGCATGGGCAGTTGCCCGATTGCGGCGCCATGCCCGTGCTGGACCTGGACACGCCGGCAGCCGACGCCAGCGACCCGGGCAACCCGCCGCAGCGCAGCGCGCCGGGCAACCTGGCCTATGTGATGTTCACCTCCGGTTCCACGGGCCGGCCCAAGGGCGTGGCGATCAGCCAGGCGGCGCTGGCAGCCCATGTGCAGGTGTGCATCGATTTCTTCGGGCTGTCGAGCAGCGACCGCGTGCTGCAGTTCGCCACCTTCAACTTCGATGGCTTCGTCGAGCAGCTGTTCCCGGCCTTGATCTGCGGCGCTGCGGTGCTGCTGCGGGGCAACGAGATCTGGACCAGCGAGCAGTTCCACCAGGTGCTGGTGGAGCAGGGCGTCACCGTCGCCGACCTGACCACCGCCTATTGGGTCATGCTGGCCAAGGATTTCGCCGCACGCCCACGGGCCGGCTACGGCCGCCTGCGCCAGGTCCATGCCGGCGGCGAGGCGATGGCCGCCGATGCCCTGGCGGCCTGGCGCGCCGCAGGGCTGGAGGGCGTGCGCCTGCTCAATACCTATGGCCCGACCGAAGCCACGGTGACGGTCAGCGCCCATGATTGCAGCCAGGGCCCGGTCACCGGCAACCCGCCCATTGGCCAGGTGCTCGCGGGCCGTTCGCTGTACGTGGTCGACGGCAACGGCGCCCTGGCGCCGGTGGGCGTGGTCGGCGAGCTGTTGATCGGCGGCGGGCTTCTGGCCCGCGGTTACTTCCAGCGCCCTGGCCTGACCGCCGCGCGTTTCGTGCCCAACCCCTTCGCCAACGACGGCGGGCGCCTGTACCGCACCGGTGACCGGGTGCGACGCCTGGCCAATGGCGATATCGAGTATGTCGGGCGTACCGACCATCAGATCAAGCTGCGCGGTTTTCGTATCGAGCTGAGCGAGATCGAGGCGCGCTTGCTGGAGCACGACCAGGTGCGCGAGGCGCTGGTGATGCCGGTGCAGGGGGCCGGTGGCACCCAACTGGTCGCCTACCTGGTCGTCACGCCAGCGCTGGGCGACGACCCCGGCCCGTGGGTACGCGAGCTGCAGGCCTGGCTCAAGGCGCGCTTGCCCGACTACATGGTGCCCACCCAGGTGATGGTACTGGCCGCCATGCCGCTGTCGCCCAACGGCAAGCTCGACCGCCGCGCACTGCCCGCGCCGGACCCGCAGTGGCTGGCCAGCCACTACCTGGCACCGCGTACCGCATTGGAGCAACAGGTCGCCGACATTTGGCAGGCCTTGCTCGGCGTGCCTCGGGTAGGCGTCAACGACAACTTCTTCGACCTGGGCGGGCACTCGCTGCTGGCCACCCAGGTGATGGCCAGGGTGCAGGTGGAGCTGGGTGCCAACATTCCGCTGAGCCTGCTGTTCCAGGAAAGCACCCTGGAGGGCTTCGTCCAGGCGGTGCAGCCGCTGGTGTCGGTGGACATGGACGACACCCTGGATGAACTCACTGACTTCCTCGACGCGCTGGAGGCGAACTGA